In Desulfosudis oleivorans Hxd3, the DNA window CATTGCATGTGCTTCCCTCCTCTGTATTGTACTGAATTTTATTTTTATCCCGGTTTTTGGAATGGTCGGAGCTGCCGTTTCAACAATCACCGGCATATTATTCTGGAATTTCACCGTGCTCTTTTTCTATAAAATAAAATTTGGAAGAACCACTGCATATATCCCTTTTCGTTTTAAAGGCCGGACATTCAACAAATGACAACAAGCAACTCAATTCTTTTTCTCGGGGATGTTTATCTGGATCGTCCATACCGGATTCCCTCTCTTGATACCCCTTTTGTTTTTAACCTGGAAGCTCCGCTGACCGAGCACGATAAGCCTCTTCCAGATAAAATCGTTTTAAAATCATCCGGCGATTTTTTAAAAAAAACTTTTGATCCATTGCCGACGGCGGTCTGCCTTGCCAACAACCATATCATGGACTATGGAGTGAAGGGTTTTGAAGATACGATAAATTTTTTAGAAAACAACCGGATTGGTTATTTCGGTGCCGGCACGCCAAAAAACAACCATAATAATCCCCTTGTTCTGGACATCGCCGGTCATCGTACGGCATTGCTGGGATACTGCTACAATGCATATTTTGGTCAGGTGGATTCCGGATTCAAAATGAAGTACACTCCTGCACCTTTAGACGCTGACCGCATTAAACGAGACATAGCGGCTATCAGGGGGAGTTGTGACCGTATTATTGTGAATCTGCATTGGGGCAGACTATACAGTAACTACCCCCGTAAAGCTGAGGTTGAACTGGCCAGAACGGTTATTGATGCCGGAGCCAATGTCCTGATCGGCCACCATGCCCATACACTTCAGCCTGTGGAAACATACAAAAACGGTCTGATCGCATATAATATCGGTAATTTTATTTTCCCGGATATCGATCTGCCGACCCACTATACAGACAGGGGACACCCGACACGCAGAAGAATTATAAAACAAAGGAAATGGCACAACAGTTCCGCCGGCATTCTGGTTGATGTCCCGAACACGGCCTGCGAAATAAAATATTTTTTAAGATGCGGTGATGCTGTTAAATACGGCCGGTCCTTCTTCCATCGATACTTGCACATCAATATAGACAATGTTTATGAAAAAGCCGACATGCTGTCGCTGAGGAGTTCCGATTATAAAAAAGTGTTTGAGCGTATTTTAAACTATCTTGATAACCCGAAAATACCGTCAAAAGAGGGTAGCAGGCAAATGGCCCGACAGTTGCAATTATTGTGGCCTTGGGGGAAAAAATGAAAATTGTTTATATCGCCGGTCTTGGACATTCCGGGTCGACCATCCTCGACATGGCGATGGGTTGCAATGAACAGATTGTCGGACTGGGTGAGGTGCTTCAGGTTCTTAAGGCGACGGCTGATGAACTTGAGACAACCTATAACTCCCTGAGATGCTCATGCGGTCAAACATTTAGTCAGTGCGATTTCTGGAAAGGTGCAAAAGAGCTCCTGATGGTGAATAGTCAACGTTCCTTGGCGAAGAAGTACATAACACTCATTGATTATTTCCAGGCCAAGTACGGGCCGGATATGATCCTGCTGGATTCGTCCAAAATTGTTTCAGATCACGTAACAGCACTCGCCAAAAACCATGATGTGAAAATAATTCTTCTGGTAAGGGATATTAGATCATGGTGTTATTCCCGACACAGCCGGCTGAAAAAAAATATTTTCAGGCTGGGCCTCCAATGGACAAGAACCACTTTGGGGCAATTGAGATATATTAAAAAAAATAACTTGAAATATAAATTAATGGGCTATGAAGAAATAGCCCTGTACCCTGAAGTCATGTTAAAAGAAATCTGTCGATTCATTGGGATCGCATATCACCCGGACATGCTTGTTCCAGGGAACACACACAGCCATGTTGTTAAAGGGAATGTGGCCAGAGGAGACAATGAAAAACGTAAGGCCATTTTATATGACGCCCGATGGATGACCTCTTTGCCCATTGTTTTTTATAGCGTCCTGCTTTTCCCTTTCATGTTTTTAAATCAAAAACTGGTGTATTCAAACTTTACGAGGGGGGAAACCGTTGCCTTTGGGCAAGCCGTAGACGATTTTTATCTGTTTGGCGAAGCGCAAAAAGAGCAGGCACAGCGAATGGTGGTAGGGAGAAAGTAAATGCTGATCCTTTCCATGGGCATCCCTCATAAAAATATTGATACTCTGGAGGAGGGGCGCCGTTTTATAAAAGCGATCATCCTGGTGATTGACTGGAAGAGAAAAAAAGTCATCAAAGAGATCGCCTACGAACCGCCACCGGAAAACCTGGGACCCGGCATCAGCAGGATGTTCAAAGGCGCCTGTATTTTTAAAGACCGCTATTATGTGGTCACCAATACAGAACTCCTGGGATATGACCTTAACAACTGGAAGCTGCAACAGGTTGTTTCCCATCCATCCTTCAACGATTTGCATGGAGTATTTGTTGATGATAACTACACTTACCTGTGCAATACCGGCTTGGAAGCGGTCCAACTCTTGAAAAACGGCAGTATAATCCAAACGGTCAGCATGGCGGACACACCAACATGGGAACGGTTTTCAGACAAAACAGACTATCGGGCGATACCCAACACAAAGCCTCATGAATCCCACATCAACCATATCTGCCTGTTTAATGAAAAACTCTGGGTGACACGGTTTCAAAAAAGAGACGCAGTGGCCCTTTGGGATATATCCCAAAAAATCTCCATGCCTGTGGATGTCGGGTGTCATGACGGCAAGGTGGTAGAGGATTCCGTGTTCTTTACCACAGTGAACGGTCACATGCTTGAATTTGACAGCAACAACCTGCGGCTTAAAAAAAACTACAATGTCAATTCATATGCAGACAGCGGTATCGGCTGGACCCGCGGACTGGAGATTCACGGCGGATATGCGTATCTGGGGGTATCGGCCCTGAGACACTCCAAATTTAAGGAGTATGCAAAGGGAATTATAAAAGGCAGAGCCCACCAACTCATGCCCTCTTCCCTGCTTAAAATAGACTACCAAAACGAAAAAATCGTTGATCAATTCAATATCCCTTATCGTAGAGCGGCTGTTTATACTATTTTAAAACACCCGGAAAGCTAATATGTTCCCACCGTTGATAATAGGCAGGTTGCTCCATCCAATCAGGGGTCGTTTCAATAGGTGGCACAGGGAGATATCCCGAATCGCAGGGGAACTGAGAAAAAGCGAATTTGCATCACTGGATGCGCTTTACAATATCCAGCGGCAGAAACTTTGCCGCCTCTGCGAAAATGCAGCTAAAACATCGCCCTATTTCAAAAACCTTTTTGTCCAATCTGGACTTGACCCACAAAAAATCGACCTGGACACACTTGCGAACCTGCCGGTGCTGGAAAGGGCTACCGTCCACCGCCATTGCAAGGATATGCTAAACCGGGAGTATCCAGTAAACAAAATCACCCAAAACGCCACTGGTGGCTCCAGTGGGGCCCCTTTGCGTTTCTATCGCTCACATCATGACCTTATTTTTGCCGCTGCTATCCGTGTAAGAGAAATGAACTGGTGCGGCATGAAACCGGGATACCCCCATGTAAAATTGTGGGGTGCGCCCACGGATGTTCAATCCGCAACTGCAGGGATAAAGGCAAAAATATGGGGCTACCTGTATAATCAAAAAACCATCAATGCATTTGATGCCGGCCCGGCCCTTTTTGAAAGAGAGCATGGCCTGTTTTTAAGCAACCCACCTTTCCTGCTGGAATCTTATTCCAACATTCTTTATGAATTTGCCAGTTACTTAAAAAAGAGCGGGAAAGCGCCGTTGAACCTTCCGGCGGCGATATCATCCGCCGGCGTGCTTTATGATTTCCAGCGGACTGTTATTCAGGATACAGTTTCCCGGAATCTTTACAACCGATACGGATGTCGGGAAATGGGTAATATTGCCCACGAATGTGCCAACCATTCCGGCCTTCATGTTCACATGGAGCGCCACATTATCGAAATCATTAACCCCGATGAGGATGGTGTAGGGGATATTCTGGTGACAGACCTGGAAAATCTTGCTTTCCCTTTTATCCGCTATAGAATTGGAGACAGGGGAAAATTTTCAATCCAAAAATGTGCCTGCGGCAGAAATTTATTGTTGCTCAAGGAGATTGTCGGCAGAACTCTGGATATTATTCGAACACCTTCCGGTAGATTGATTCCAGGCGAACTGTTTCCCCATTTTTTCAAAGATTATCCCCAGATCACCTTGGGGCAGGTCATTCAGGACCGTATCGATCATATCGAGCTCCGTTTACGGCTTCAGGAGGGCGCCGTCCTGGATGATATCGAGCCATTGCTCCGGAAAATTAACGAAGCATGCAATAATGAAGTCACCATCACGGTTAATATGGAAGAGGATTTCGTCGTCAATCCGACGGGTAAATACCGGCCAGTAATTTCACACCTGGAAAGTCAGTAATGACGACCTGCCGCATCTACCGCCTGAGTAAATCTTCAATACGCTGTGCAGCGCTCATGGGAGCGGCATGCCTGATCGGTCTTCTGCTGGTTTTAAAACCCAGCCTGGGAATGGCAATCGGTATCCTGCCGTTTGTGTTATGGCTCGGTATAACTGAGAAGAAAAACCTCCTTTTCCTTTTTCTGCTGCTGCTCCCCTATCATACCTCGCCATTACTGGCAGAAAACCTCATGGGTATCACCGGTGCCAAACCCTTTAACCTGATTGCCGCGTTTCTGCTGTTGATGCTTTTTTTCCATCACGGCGCACTGTTTCGCACCGAAGATGCGCTCGAGAAAAGAGCCGTCTGGTTTTTCTGTGTTTACCTTTCCCTGTTTGCGTTTACGGTAATACGGTCGATTGACCATCTTCCCTTGCTGAATATGATCTCTCCTGAAAATTTTCACCGGTCGTCTGTGAACCACCTGCTGACCTTTTTTATCCGCCCGGCCCTTTTCACGATGTCTTTTGTCTATGTGCTCAAGCATATTAAAACGGGAAAAGAGATCAACCGGTGTATTGATATGATATGCATTGCAATTTTTTTATTATCCTGGATGGTTCTGTTTATATCTATTGCCAATATAGACAAAATCACTATCAGCCGGATATATGTCAGAGATGCGATCAGCTTTTTTTTTAATGTTCATTATAACGCCATCGGCAGTATTTATATCGCATGCACCCCGCTTCTTGCACTACGGGCGCTGACAGGCCGGCCCTTCCCATTAATAAATTATGCGTTGGCAGGAATCGCCGTGTTGCTGCTTCAGTCCAGAAGCACCATTGCTGTTTTCCTGGGCGGCACCATTTTGCTGCTCTATTGTTTAAAAAACTGGAAAGCCATGGCCTTTTTTGCCTGTATTCTGGTTTTGTTTTTTTTGTTCTGGCTGCCGGAATTTCTTGAGCGCGTTCTTTTGATCGGTTTTGACACGGGCGATCCGAACGCCATCTTCACGGGCAGGATTGATAAAATCTGGCTGCCATTAATAACAGAGCGGC includes these proteins:
- a CDS encoding CapA family protein produces the protein MTTSNSILFLGDVYLDRPYRIPSLDTPFVFNLEAPLTEHDKPLPDKIVLKSSGDFLKKTFDPLPTAVCLANNHIMDYGVKGFEDTINFLENNRIGYFGAGTPKNNHNNPLVLDIAGHRTALLGYCYNAYFGQVDSGFKMKYTPAPLDADRIKRDIAAIRGSCDRIIVNLHWGRLYSNYPRKAEVELARTVIDAGANVLIGHHAHTLQPVETYKNGLIAYNIGNFIFPDIDLPTHYTDRGHPTRRRIIKQRKWHNSSAGILVDVPNTACEIKYFLRCGDAVKYGRSFFHRYLHINIDNVYEKADMLSLRSSDYKKVFERILNYLDNPKIPSKEGSRQMARQLQLLWPWGKK
- a CDS encoding sulfotransferase, which produces MKIVYIAGLGHSGSTILDMAMGCNEQIVGLGEVLQVLKATADELETTYNSLRCSCGQTFSQCDFWKGAKELLMVNSQRSLAKKYITLIDYFQAKYGPDMILLDSSKIVSDHVTALAKNHDVKIILLVRDIRSWCYSRHSRLKKNIFRLGLQWTRTTLGQLRYIKKNNLKYKLMGYEEIALYPEVMLKEICRFIGIAYHPDMLVPGNTHSHVVKGNVARGDNEKRKAILYDARWMTSLPIVFYSVLLFPFMFLNQKLVYSNFTRGETVAFGQAVDDFYLFGEAQKEQAQRMVVGRK
- a CDS encoding phenylacetate--CoA ligase family protein, with amino-acid sequence MFPPLIIGRLLHPIRGRFNRWHREISRIAGELRKSEFASLDALYNIQRQKLCRLCENAAKTSPYFKNLFVQSGLDPQKIDLDTLANLPVLERATVHRHCKDMLNREYPVNKITQNATGGSSGAPLRFYRSHHDLIFAAAIRVREMNWCGMKPGYPHVKLWGAPTDVQSATAGIKAKIWGYLYNQKTINAFDAGPALFEREHGLFLSNPPFLLESYSNILYEFASYLKKSGKAPLNLPAAISSAGVLYDFQRTVIQDTVSRNLYNRYGCREMGNIAHECANHSGLHVHMERHIIEIINPDEDGVGDILVTDLENLAFPFIRYRIGDRGKFSIQKCACGRNLLLLKEIVGRTLDIIRTPSGRLIPGELFPHFFKDYPQITLGQVIQDRIDHIELRLRLQEGAVLDDIEPLLRKINEACNNEVTITVNMEEDFVVNPTGKYRPVISHLESQ
- a CDS encoding O-antigen ligase family protein; the encoded protein is MTTCRIYRLSKSSIRCAALMGAACLIGLLLVLKPSLGMAIGILPFVLWLGITEKKNLLFLFLLLLPYHTSPLLAENLMGITGAKPFNLIAAFLLLMLFFHHGALFRTEDALEKRAVWFFCVYLSLFAFTVIRSIDHLPLLNMISPENFHRSSVNHLLTFFIRPALFTMSFVYVLKHIKTGKEINRCIDMICIAIFLLSWMVLFISIANIDKITISRIYVRDAISFFFNVHYNAIGSIYIACTPLLALRALTGRPFPLINYALAGIAVLLLQSRSTIAVFLGGTILLLYCLKNWKAMAFFACILVLFFLFWLPEFLERVLLIGFDTGDPNAIFTGRIDKIWLPLITERLRDPSALLFGRGLYSILISNAYLSREIFQVNTAHNAFLALFLDCGLIVFSLFVFYLTVFLKKAWSLAKKADTSTGWALFTCLITYLVGTISGRDFFPSRHNMYMFPIIALLINYFRLHLSAGKYKEAPFPNGD